The Parafrankia discariae sequence GCTACTTCACGAAGGACGTCCACGCCGCCCATGCCTCGATCATCGTGGTGCGCGGGAAGAGCGGGCAGGTCAACGCCTTCCACAACATCTGTCGCCACCGGGGCAACAAGCTCGCCTGGACGGACGACCCGAAACGGGAGACGCAGGGGGTCTGCCGGCAGTTCACCTGCAAGTACCACGGCTGGCGCTACGACCTCGACGGCGCGCTGACCTTCGTCCAGCAGGAAGGCGAGTTCTTCGACCTGGACAAGAGCAGCAACGGCCTGGTGCCGGTGCACTGCGAGGTCTGGGCCGGGTTCATCTTCGTGAACTTCGCCCGACAGCCGGAACAGACACTGCGCGAGTTCCTCGGGCCGATGGTGACCGACCTGGAGGGCTACCCCTTCGAGCGACAGACCTCGCGCTTCGGGTACAGCACCACCATCCAGGCGAACTGGAAACTGTACATGGACGCGTTCGCCGAGTTCTACCACGCCCCGGTCCTGCACGCGAAACAGTCACCGGAGAAGTACTCCGCGGCAGCCCAGCAGGCCGGTTTCGAGGCGCCGCACTACCAGATCGACGGGCCGCACCGGCTGGTCAGCACCTCAGGCGTCCGGTTCTGGGAGATGGACGCCGAACTCCTCAAGCCCACCGAGATCCTGACCCGCAGCGGCCTTTTCGGCCCGTGGGAGAAGTACGACCTCGGTGAGATGCCGCCCGGCGTCAACCCGGCGAACTGCGACCCGTGGGGGCTGGACTCCTTCCAGCTCTTCCCGAACTTCGTGATCCTCATCTGGAGCCAGGGCTGGTACCTCACCTACCACTACTGGCCGACCTCCTACAACACGCACGTCTTCGAGGGAAACGTCTACTTCCTGCCGGCCACGAACATTCGTGAGCGGATCGCGCAGGAGATGGCGGCGGTGACCTTCAAGGAGTTCGCGTTGCAGGACTCGAACACCCTCGAGGCGACACAGATGATGCTGGAGACCGGGTACGTCGACCGGTTCCACCTCAACGACCAGGAAATCCTGTGCCGGCATCTGCACGTCGCGGTGCGCGACTGGGTGAACAACCACGAGGGGGCGCGTTCATGAGTCACCTGCTACCCGCCGGGTTCGC is a genomic window containing:
- a CDS encoding aromatic ring-hydroxylating oxygenase subunit alpha; amino-acid sequence: MPRFPKPPEGSWTQHYPALGTEPVSYEDSISPEYYERERKAVFKRAWLNVGRVEQLPRVGSYFTKDVHAAHASIIVVRGKSGQVNAFHNICRHRGNKLAWTDDPKRETQGVCRQFTCKYHGWRYDLDGALTFVQQEGEFFDLDKSSNGLVPVHCEVWAGFIFVNFARQPEQTLREFLGPMVTDLEGYPFERQTSRFGYSTTIQANWKLYMDAFAEFYHAPVLHAKQSPEKYSAAAQQAGFEAPHYQIDGPHRLVSTSGVRFWEMDAELLKPTEILTRSGLFGPWEKYDLGEMPPGVNPANCDPWGLDSFQLFPNFVILIWSQGWYLTYHYWPTSYNTHVFEGNVYFLPATNIRERIAQEMAAVTFKEFALQDSNTLEATQMMLETGYVDRFHLNDQEILCRHLHVAVRDWVNNHEGARS